In the Variovorax sp. S12S4 genome, one interval contains:
- the msrB gene encoding peptide-methionine (R)-S-oxide reductase MsrB, with product MTAPIQKTDAEWKALLAEKGAEPAAFEVTRHAATERPFTGKYEAHWEDGTYHCICCGAKLFEASTKFDAGCGWPSFSEEAVPGAIKNIVDRSHGMVRTENVCANCGAHLGHVFPDGPTETGLRYCMNSASLDFQKK from the coding sequence ATGACCGCACCCATCCAGAAAACCGATGCCGAATGGAAAGCACTGCTCGCTGAAAAAGGCGCGGAGCCCGCGGCCTTCGAAGTGACGCGCCACGCGGCCACCGAGCGCCCCTTTACCGGCAAGTACGAGGCGCACTGGGAAGACGGCACCTACCACTGCATCTGCTGCGGCGCCAAGCTGTTCGAGGCATCGACCAAGTTCGACGCGGGTTGCGGCTGGCCCAGTTTCTCGGAAGAAGCCGTGCCGGGCGCCATCAAGAACATTGTCGACCGTTCGCACGGCATGGTGCGCACTGAAAACGTTTGCGCGAACTGCGGCGCCCACCTGGGCCACGTGTTCCCCGATGGCCCGACCGAGACCGGCTTGCGCTACTGCATGAACTCGGCTTCGCTCGATTTCCAGAAGAAATAA
- a CDS encoding protein adenylyltransferase SelO — protein sequence MSLLAEDTAATDLGVRWKPGFRALGPAFLTELRPTPLPDPYWVGHSDAVAGLLGLPADWRQSDSTLAALTGSLPVAGTQPFATVYSGHQFGVWAGQLGDGRAIMLGETEGGLEVQLKGAGRTPYSRGGDGRAVLRSSIREFLCSEAMHGLGIPTTRALCVTGSDARVYREEPESAAVVTRVAPSFIRFGHFEHFAANQRDAELRALADYVIDRYYPACRTTDRFGGNAYAAFLEAVSERTAALLAQWQAVGFCHGVMNTDNMSILGLTIDYGPFQFLDGFDPRHICNHSDTSGRYAFNQQPNVAYWNLFCLAQALLPLIVDQEVAVAALESYKTVFPREFEGRMRAKLGLGDSAEGDRALIEGVLKLLAAEKVDYTIFWRRLSQHMADGNAEPVRDLFLDRAGFDAWLLSFSERHAKASAPGQRSEAADLMLKSNPRFVLRNHLGQQAIEAAAQKDFLGVATLLNLLETPFEEHPGADAYAGFPPDWASTIEISCSS from the coding sequence ATGAGCTTGCTTGCTGAAGACACGGCCGCCACCGACCTGGGGGTGCGCTGGAAACCTGGGTTCCGGGCACTGGGCCCCGCCTTTCTTACCGAACTGCGGCCGACGCCGCTGCCCGATCCCTACTGGGTCGGCCACAGCGACGCGGTGGCCGGCTTGCTGGGTTTGCCGGCTGATTGGCGGCAATCGGACAGCACGCTGGCGGCCCTGACCGGCAGCCTGCCCGTCGCCGGCACCCAGCCTTTCGCCACCGTGTACAGCGGCCACCAGTTCGGCGTGTGGGCCGGGCAGCTTGGCGATGGCCGCGCGATCATGCTCGGCGAAACCGAGGGCGGCCTCGAGGTGCAGCTCAAGGGCGCGGGCCGCACGCCCTACTCGCGCGGCGGCGATGGCCGCGCCGTGCTGCGCTCCAGCATCCGCGAATTCCTTTGCAGCGAAGCAATGCACGGCCTTGGCATTCCCACGACGCGTGCCTTATGCGTCACCGGTTCTGACGCGCGCGTGTACCGCGAAGAGCCCGAGAGCGCGGCCGTCGTGACCCGCGTGGCGCCCAGCTTCATCCGCTTTGGCCATTTCGAGCACTTTGCGGCCAACCAGCGCGATGCTGAACTGCGTGCGCTGGCCGATTACGTCATCGACCGCTACTACCCGGCGTGCCGCACGACCGACCGCTTCGGCGGCAACGCCTACGCGGCTTTCCTGGAAGCCGTGAGCGAGCGCACCGCCGCGCTGCTGGCGCAGTGGCAGGCCGTCGGCTTTTGCCATGGCGTGATGAACACCGACAACATGAGCATCTTGGGGCTCACCATCGACTATGGCCCGTTCCAGTTCCTGGACGGCTTCGATCCGCGCCACATCTGCAACCACAGCGACACCAGCGGGCGCTACGCCTTCAACCAGCAGCCCAACGTGGCCTACTGGAACCTGTTCTGCCTGGCGCAGGCGCTGCTGCCATTGATCGTCGACCAGGAAGTCGCCGTGGCCGCGCTGGAGTCCTACAAGACAGTGTTTCCGCGCGAATTCGAGGGCCGCATGCGCGCCAAGCTCGGGCTCGGCGATTCGGCCGAGGGCGACCGTGCGCTCATCGAGGGTGTGCTGAAGCTGCTGGCCGCCGAAAAGGTCGACTACACGATCTTCTGGCGCCGCCTTTCGCAGCACATGGCGGACGGCAACGCCGAACCCGTCCGCGACCTCTTCCTGGACCGCGCCGGTTTCGATGCCTGGTTGCTATCTTTTTCGGAGCGGCATGCAAAGGCGTCGGCGCCGGGCCAACGCTCGGAAGCTGCCGATTTGATGCTCAAATCCAACCCCAGATTCGTGCTGCGGAACCACCTGGGCCAGCAAGCCATCGAAGCGGCTGCGCAGAAGGACTTCCTGGGTGTGGCAACCTTGCTGAACCTGCTCGAAACCCCATTTGAAGAACATCCCGGTGCCGACGCTTACGCCGGCTTCCCGCCCGACTGGGCTTCCACGATCGAAATCAGCTGCTCATCATGA
- a CDS encoding septation protein A — protein sequence MKLLLDFFPILLFFGAYKLGDIYTATAVLMGATVVQMGIIYATERKLQAMQKATLVLILLFGTLTLVLHDDRFIKWKPTVLYGAMAVALAVALWALKKNFLKMLLGSQLQLPDRIWSRLNVAWIGYCLFMALINAYVAAYFTTEAWVNFKLWGYVFPIVFLVAQGLYISPHLKSDEPTA from the coding sequence ATGAAACTGCTCCTCGACTTCTTTCCGATCCTGCTGTTCTTCGGCGCCTACAAGCTGGGCGACATCTACACCGCCACCGCCGTGCTCATGGGCGCCACCGTGGTGCAGATGGGCATCATCTATGCCACCGAGCGCAAGCTGCAGGCCATGCAGAAGGCCACGCTGGTGCTGATCCTGCTGTTCGGCACGCTCACGCTGGTGCTGCATGACGACCGCTTCATCAAGTGGAAGCCCACGGTGCTCTACGGCGCTATGGCCGTGGCGCTGGCGGTGGCGCTCTGGGCGCTGAAGAAGAACTTCCTGAAAATGCTGCTGGGCTCGCAGTTGCAGTTGCCCGACCGCATCTGGAGCCGCCTGAATGTGGCGTGGATCGGCTACTGCCTTTTCATGGCACTCATCAATGCCTACGTGGCGGCGTACTTCACCACCGAGGCCTGGGTCAACTTCAAGCTCTGGGGCTATGTGTTCCCCATCGTCTTCCTGGTGGCGCAGGGCCTGTACATCTCGCCGCACCTCAAGAGCGACGAGCCCACGGCATGA